A genomic window from Streptomyces sp. WMMC940 includes:
- a CDS encoding J-domain-containing protein, with amino-acid sequence MTERKPPGVSFESWVDKQIRDARERGEFEDLPGLGKPLPDDLAPYDELWWVKGKMHKEGIAVLPPALALRKEAEDALERAYRAPSETAVRRIITEINEKITAMLLMPPPGPPLGRRPYDLDEVLREWRLRRG; translated from the coding sequence ATGACGGAGCGCAAGCCCCCGGGCGTCAGTTTCGAATCGTGGGTGGACAAGCAGATCCGCGACGCGCGCGAGCGCGGAGAGTTCGAGGATCTGCCGGGCCTCGGCAAGCCCCTGCCCGACGACCTGGCGCCGTACGACGAGCTCTGGTGGGTCAAGGGCAAGATGCACAAGGAGGGCATCGCCGTCCTGCCTCCCGCCCTCGCCCTGCGCAAGGAGGCCGAGGACGCGCTGGAGAGGGCGTACCGCGCGCCTTCGGAGACCGCGGTGCGCCGGATCATCACGGAGATCAACGAGAAGATCACCGCGATGCTCCTGATGCCGCCCCCGGGCCCGCCGCTCGGCCGCAGGCCGTACGACCTGGACGAGGTCCTCCGGGAATGGCGGCTCCGGCGGGGCTGA
- a CDS encoding TetR/AcrR family transcriptional regulator: MPRVMREQQMLDAAVQTFGQRGYRAASMDEIAELAGVSKPLVYLYLNSKEDLFTACIRRESAALVAAVRAAVDPGLPPDRQLWEGLAAFFRHTAEHPDAWAVLHRQARTHGEPFAAEVAVMRDEIVAFVTGLIGEAARGTHGEGELAGKDVAGLAQALVGAAESLAGWANDTPDVSARDAAATLMNFAWEGLGNLMKGERWSPSVR; encoded by the coding sequence ATGCCGCGTGTCATGCGGGAGCAGCAGATGCTCGACGCCGCGGTGCAGACCTTCGGGCAGCGGGGTTACCGCGCGGCGTCGATGGACGAGATCGCCGAGCTCGCGGGTGTGTCCAAACCGCTCGTCTACCTCTACCTGAATTCAAAGGAGGACCTCTTCACCGCCTGTATCCGCCGGGAGTCCGCGGCGCTGGTCGCGGCCGTGCGGGCGGCGGTCGACCCGGGGCTGCCGCCGGACCGGCAGCTGTGGGAGGGCCTCGCGGCCTTCTTCCGGCACACGGCCGAGCACCCGGACGCGTGGGCCGTGCTGCACCGGCAGGCCCGTACCCACGGTGAGCCGTTCGCCGCCGAGGTGGCGGTGATGCGGGACGAGATCGTGGCGTTCGTGACGGGGCTGATCGGAGAGGCGGCGCGCGGGACCCACGGGGAGGGCGAACTCGCAGGCAAGGACGTGGCGGGGCTCGCTCAGGCCCTTGTCGGTGCCGCGGAGTCGCTGGCCGGGTGGGCCAACGACACGCCTGACGTCTCCGCGAGGGACGCGGCGGCGACGCTGATGAACTTCGCGTGGGAGGGCCTGGGGAACCTCATGAAGGGCGAACGCTGGTCGCCGTCCGTTCGATGA
- a CDS encoding 50S ribosomal protein bL37 has product MSKRGNKRRARKKRKANHGKRPNA; this is encoded by the coding sequence ATGTCGAAGCGAGGCAACAAGCGGCGGGCCAGGAAGAAGAGGAAGGCGAACCACGGTAAGCGCCCCAACGCCTGA
- a CDS encoding dicarboxylate/amino acid:cation symporter — protein MSANSATPTHTSRIPKVPFWAQIAAGLIAGVLLGWLARSQDVTWLRTTLEQVGDIFVQLLKLAVAPLVFFAILVSITNLRKVNNAARLAGRTLLWFMITSLIAVAIGLAIGLLTNPGAGTGLTRQDGEKPEKAGSWIDFLTGVVPTDVITPFTELNVLQIVFMAAVAGVAALKLGDRAQPILTFSESVLELLQKALWWVIRLAPIGTVGLIGHAIADYGWELIGKYATFTADVYIGCALVLFGVYPLLLATVAKVNPLQFFKGAWPAVQLAFVSRSSVGTMPVTQKVTERLGVPREYTSFAVPFGATTKMDGCAAIYPALAAIFIAQIFDVQLGVQDYLLIAFVSVVGSAATAGLTGATVMLTLTLSTLGLPLEGVGLLMAIDPILDMIRTATNVAGQAVVPVIVAAREKILDRDAYDSASSSPVDDVEVREPGRKAAVPAAA, from the coding sequence GTGTCCGCGAACTCCGCGACGCCCACCCACACCAGCCGCATACCGAAGGTCCCGTTCTGGGCCCAGATAGCCGCCGGTCTGATCGCCGGCGTCCTGCTCGGCTGGCTGGCCCGGAGCCAGGACGTCACCTGGCTCCGCACGACCCTGGAGCAGGTCGGCGACATCTTCGTCCAGCTGCTGAAGCTGGCCGTCGCACCGCTCGTGTTCTTCGCGATCCTGGTGTCGATCACCAATCTGCGGAAGGTCAACAACGCCGCGCGGCTCGCCGGCCGCACCCTGCTGTGGTTCATGATCACCTCGTTGATCGCCGTGGCGATCGGCCTCGCGATCGGCCTGCTCACCAACCCCGGTGCGGGCACCGGCCTCACGCGGCAGGACGGCGAGAAGCCGGAGAAGGCCGGCTCCTGGATCGACTTCCTCACCGGCGTCGTCCCCACGGACGTCATCACGCCCTTCACCGAGCTGAATGTCCTTCAGATCGTCTTCATGGCCGCCGTCGCCGGTGTCGCCGCGCTCAAGCTCGGTGACCGCGCCCAGCCGATCCTCACCTTCAGCGAGTCCGTGCTGGAGCTGCTCCAGAAGGCCCTGTGGTGGGTCATCCGGCTCGCCCCGATCGGCACCGTCGGTCTCATCGGCCACGCGATCGCCGACTACGGCTGGGAGCTCATCGGCAAGTACGCGACCTTCACGGCCGACGTCTACATCGGCTGCGCGCTGGTCCTGTTCGGTGTGTACCCGCTGCTGCTGGCGACCGTCGCCAAGGTCAACCCGCTGCAGTTCTTCAAGGGCGCCTGGCCGGCCGTCCAGCTCGCCTTCGTCTCCCGCTCCTCGGTCGGCACCATGCCGGTCACCCAGAAGGTCACCGAACGCCTCGGAGTCCCGAGGGAGTACACCTCCTTCGCCGTGCCGTTCGGCGCGACGACCAAGATGGACGGCTGCGCCGCCATCTACCCGGCGCTCGCCGCGATCTTCATCGCGCAGATCTTCGACGTGCAGCTCGGCGTCCAGGACTACCTGCTCATCGCCTTTGTCTCGGTCGTCGGATCCGCCGCCACCGCGGGCCTCACGGGAGCGACGGTCATGCTGACGCTGACCCTCTCCACGCTGGGCCTACCGCTGGAGGGCGTGGGTCTGCTGATGGCGATCGACCCGATCCTGGACATGATCAGGACCGCGACGAACGTGGCGGGCCAGGCCGTGGTCCCGGTGATCGTCGCGGCCCGCGAGAAGATCCTCGACCGTGACGCGTACGACTCGGCCTCGTCCTCCCCGGTGGACGACGTCGAGGTGCGCGAGCCCGGGCGGAAGGCGGCCGTCCCCGCCGCCGCGTGA
- a CDS encoding DUF4229 domain-containing protein, translating to MSDSKTSATLRYTLMRLGVFAGCFLVLWGLVYLRVLPRGLGDSNLLWVLVLSVLVSAPLSFVLLRKQREAMSEQIVAKVDRAKTRLEANRTREDVQ from the coding sequence GTGTCCGACAGCAAGACGAGCGCCACGCTCCGGTACACCCTCATGAGGCTCGGCGTCTTCGCCGGCTGCTTCCTCGTCCTGTGGGGGCTGGTGTACCTGCGCGTGCTGCCGCGCGGTCTGGGCGACTCCAACCTGCTGTGGGTGCTCGTCCTGTCCGTCCTGGTCTCGGCGCCGCTGAGCTTCGTCCTGCTGCGCAAGCAGCGCGAGGCGATGTCCGAGCAGATCGTCGCGAAGGTCGACCGGGCCAAGACCCGCCTGGAGGCCAACCGCACGCGCGAGGACGTCCAGTAA
- a CDS encoding GNAT family N-acetyltransferase, whose protein sequence is MALEFTLDPPVDPALRDGILALWTDVSNADGAVGFVPPVSTEDVRPELVRHLVAMAEGRSRLLVGLDEDGQVAAAAFLTLNAHRLMRHWLWLYTVMVHPRHQGKGYGRDLLAAAAGAARGMSGITAIRLTCRGGAGLERFYASCGYKEVGRVPDAIRVSDGDYRDDITMLLPLV, encoded by the coding sequence ATGGCTCTGGAATTCACGCTCGATCCGCCTGTCGACCCCGCGCTCCGCGACGGGATCCTGGCGCTGTGGACCGACGTGAGCAACGCCGACGGGGCCGTCGGGTTCGTACCGCCGGTGAGCACGGAGGACGTGCGCCCCGAACTGGTGCGGCACCTGGTGGCGATGGCCGAGGGGCGGTCGCGGCTGCTCGTCGGGCTCGACGAGGACGGGCAGGTCGCGGCCGCCGCGTTCCTCACGCTCAACGCGCACCGGCTGATGCGCCACTGGCTCTGGCTCTACACGGTGATGGTGCACCCGCGGCACCAGGGCAAGGGGTACGGACGGGACCTGCTCGCAGCGGCCGCGGGCGCCGCACGCGGCATGAGCGGGATCACCGCGATACGGCTCACCTGCCGCGGCGGTGCGGGACTGGAGCGGTTCTACGCCTCGTGCGGCTACAAGGAGGTCGGGCGGGTGCCCGACGCGATCCGCGTCTCCGACGGCGACTACCGCGACGACATCACGATGCTGCTCCCGCTGGTGTGA
- the mqnE gene encoding aminofutalosine synthase MqnE: protein MDAGLKRELEEKVRAGERLSREDGIALYESDDLAWLGGLAHEVRTRKNGDVVHFNVNRHLNMTNVCTASCAYCSFQRKPGEKDAYTMRIEEAVRLAKAMESENLTELHIVNGLHPNLPWRYYPRSLRELKQALPNVSLKAFTATEIHHFETISGLTASEILDELIDAGLESLTGGGAEIFDWEVRQHIVDHRTHWEDWSRIHRLAHEKGLKTPSTMLYGHIEEPRHRVDHVLRLRELQDETGGFQVFIPLRYQHDFVDMKDGKVRNRLQARTTMATGAEALKTFAVSRLLFDNVPHVKVFWVMHGVQTAQLALQHGADDMDGSVVEYKITHDADNYGTPNKLTRDDLLELIRDAGFRPVERNTRYEVIREYPGPDGDRRESPQPMRV, encoded by the coding sequence ATGGACGCGGGGCTCAAGCGCGAGCTGGAGGAGAAGGTCCGGGCCGGCGAGCGGCTGAGCCGCGAGGACGGCATCGCCCTGTACGAGTCGGACGACCTCGCCTGGCTGGGCGGCCTCGCGCACGAGGTCCGTACGCGCAAGAACGGTGATGTGGTCCACTTCAACGTCAACCGCCACCTCAACATGACGAACGTCTGCACCGCGTCGTGCGCGTACTGCTCGTTCCAGCGCAAGCCGGGCGAGAAGGACGCGTACACGATGCGCATCGAGGAGGCCGTCCGCCTCGCCAAGGCGATGGAGAGCGAGAACCTCACCGAGCTGCACATCGTCAACGGGCTCCACCCGAACCTCCCGTGGCGCTACTACCCCCGGTCGCTGCGCGAACTCAAGCAGGCGCTGCCGAACGTCTCGCTGAAGGCCTTCACCGCGACCGAGATCCACCACTTCGAGACCATCTCGGGGCTGACCGCCTCGGAGATCCTGGACGAACTCATCGACGCCGGGCTGGAGTCGCTGACCGGCGGCGGCGCCGAGATCTTCGACTGGGAGGTCCGTCAGCACATCGTGGACCACCGCACCCACTGGGAGGACTGGTCCCGGATCCACCGCCTCGCGCACGAGAAGGGCCTGAAGACCCCGTCCACGATGCTGTACGGGCACATCGAGGAGCCCCGCCACCGCGTGGACCACGTCCTGCGGCTGCGTGAACTGCAGGACGAGACCGGCGGTTTCCAGGTCTTCATCCCGCTGCGGTACCAGCACGACTTCGTCGACATGAAGGACGGCAAGGTCCGCAACCGGCTCCAGGCCCGCACGACGATGGCGACGGGCGCCGAGGCGCTGAAGACGTTCGCGGTCTCCCGACTGCTCTTCGACAACGTCCCCCACGTCAAGGTCTTCTGGGTGATGCACGGAGTGCAGACCGCGCAACTGGCGCTGCAGCACGGTGCGGACGACATGGACGGCTCGGTCGTCGAGTACAAGATCACCCACGACGCGGACAACTACGGCACGCCGAACAAGCTGACGCGCGACGATCTGCTGGAGCTCATCCGTGACGCCGGCTTCCGCCCGGTCGAGCGGAACACCCGCTACGAGGTCATCCGCGAGTACCCCGGCCCCGACGGCGACCGCCGCGAGTCTCCGCAGCCCATGCGCGTCTGA
- a CDS encoding Lrp/AsnC family transcriptional regulator codes for MDAVDRQLIQALRENGRASYAELGRLVGLSGPSVTDRINRLEAAGVITGYRATVDAASLGLGVTALIGISLSDAADHEDVAHRLRDLAEIEDCWFIAGDDSYMLKVRASDVDGLEKTIRRLSGTKGVSRTRTTIVLSTKWENRVGDLPEEV; via the coding sequence ATGGACGCCGTGGATAGGCAGCTCATCCAGGCCCTGCGTGAGAACGGCAGGGCCTCGTACGCCGAGCTCGGCCGGCTCGTGGGACTCTCCGGTCCCTCCGTGACCGACCGCATCAACCGCCTGGAGGCCGCAGGCGTCATCACCGGCTACCGGGCGACGGTCGACGCCGCCTCGCTCGGCCTCGGCGTCACCGCGCTGATCGGCATCTCCCTCTCCGACGCCGCGGACCACGAGGACGTGGCGCACCGGTTGCGCGACCTGGCGGAGATCGAGGACTGCTGGTTCATCGCGGGCGACGACTCGTACATGCTCAAGGTGCGCGCCAGCGACGTCGACGGTCTGGAGAAGACGATCCGCCGGTTGTCGGGGACGAAGGGCGTGTCGCGGACGCGCACCACCATCGTGCTGTCCACCAAGTGGGAGAACCGGGTGGGGGACCTGCCGGAGGAGGTCTGA
- a CDS encoding UbiX family flavin prenyltransferase yields MNDANRTPWVVGVSGASGTPYAAAVLRGLLDAGESVDLVVSRASRLTLLDETGIAFRDAHWQDDLRTWLERGADGKPGTFRVDVSAVRHWPAGDLAAGPSSGSYPVKGMLIVPASTACAAGVALGLSKDLLQRAASVTLKERRRLVVAVRETPLGGQTLRHLVALDEAGAVVLPASPAFYSGATHIQDLVDFVAGRALDAAGVAHGLYRRWEGELGGSRAD; encoded by the coding sequence ATGAACGACGCCAACCGCACCCCGTGGGTCGTCGGGGTCTCCGGGGCGTCCGGGACTCCCTACGCCGCAGCCGTACTGCGCGGGCTGCTCGACGCCGGTGAGAGCGTCGACCTGGTGGTGTCGAGGGCCTCGCGGCTCACCCTGCTCGACGAGACGGGGATCGCGTTCCGGGACGCGCACTGGCAGGACGATCTGCGCACCTGGCTGGAGCGCGGCGCGGACGGCAAGCCCGGGACCTTCCGGGTGGACGTGAGCGCGGTGCGCCACTGGCCGGCCGGTGACCTGGCCGCCGGACCGTCCTCGGGGTCGTACCCGGTGAAGGGGATGCTGATCGTGCCGGCGTCCACCGCCTGCGCAGCCGGCGTGGCGCTCGGGCTGTCCAAGGACCTGCTCCAGCGGGCGGCGAGCGTCACGCTCAAGGAGCGCCGGAGGCTCGTGGTGGCCGTGCGGGAGACCCCGCTGGGCGGCCAGACCCTGCGGCACCTGGTGGCGCTGGACGAGGCGGGCGCGGTGGTCCTGCCGGCGTCCCCCGCCTTCTACTCGGGAGCGACGCACATCCAGGACCTGGTGGACTTCGTGGCGGGACGGGCGCTGGACGCGGCGGGCGTCGCGCACGGCCTGTACCGCCGGTGGGAGGGAGAGCTGGGGGGCTCCAGGGCCGACTAG
- a CDS encoding rhomboid family intramembrane serine protease: MSTASLEPSRTDRAKAAGKLMLAWVALLWALEVADHATGHSLDTYGITPREPGELADVVPASFLHFGFGHLASNTVPLLVFGFLAALGGVRRFLAVAALIIIADGIGVWLISPPGSNTAGASGLVFGLFGYLLVRGFVDRRPLDIGVGLLVGAIWGSSILLGLSPANTGVSWQGHLIGLVAGVVAAFVFRRRRPTAITA, translated from the coding sequence ATGTCGACAGCCTCGCTCGAACCGAGCCGGACCGACCGGGCGAAGGCGGCCGGCAAGCTGATGCTTGCCTGGGTGGCTCTGCTGTGGGCGCTGGAGGTGGCCGACCACGCCACGGGCCACAGCCTCGACACATACGGGATCACACCGCGCGAGCCCGGCGAGCTGGCCGACGTCGTCCCGGCGTCCTTCCTCCACTTCGGCTTCGGCCATCTGGCGTCGAACACGGTCCCGCTGCTGGTCTTCGGCTTCCTCGCCGCGCTCGGCGGCGTCCGCCGGTTCCTGGCCGTCGCCGCGCTGATCATCATCGCCGACGGCATCGGCGTCTGGCTGATATCGCCGCCGGGCTCGAACACGGCGGGCGCGTCCGGTCTCGTCTTCGGCCTCTTCGGCTATCTGCTGGTCCGCGGTTTCGTGGACCGGCGCCCCCTGGACATCGGCGTCGGTCTGCTCGTCGGCGCGATATGGGGCAGCTCGATCCTGCTGGGTCTCTCCCCCGCCAACACGGGGGTGAGCTGGCAGGGGCACCTCATCGGACTGGTGGCGGGCGTGGTGGCGGCCTTCGTGTTCCGCCGCCGCAGGCCGACCGCGATCACGGCCTGA
- a CDS encoding Uma2 family endonuclease, translating into MDREADVTVTVSEIDRLHSQLSRLEGMFPGYRTEIVEGAIVMSPVKPHHAKTIRAVWNALEAQLSDEWDFISDVTIPFDDANEFCPDLAVIPRAESEKNLSAYSPDLIELAVEVVSPGSVRNDYEIKDRAYARRGIPHYLVFDPYKAHCLTLWNPGPDGYLGRDTLPYGKTVVVETGIGRLTLDTGGLPVDPAARA; encoded by the coding sequence ATGGACAGGGAGGCCGATGTGACTGTCACCGTCTCGGAGATCGACCGTCTGCACTCGCAGCTCAGCCGGCTCGAGGGCATGTTCCCGGGCTACCGGACGGAGATCGTCGAGGGTGCCATCGTGATGAGTCCCGTCAAGCCGCACCACGCCAAGACGATCAGGGCGGTGTGGAACGCGCTGGAGGCCCAGCTCTCCGACGAGTGGGACTTCATCAGCGACGTCACGATCCCGTTCGACGACGCGAACGAGTTCTGCCCGGACCTCGCCGTCATCCCGAGGGCCGAGAGCGAGAAGAACCTGAGCGCCTACTCGCCCGACCTCATTGAACTCGCCGTCGAGGTGGTCTCGCCGGGCAGCGTCCGCAACGACTACGAGATCAAGGACCGGGCCTACGCGAGGCGCGGCATCCCCCACTACCTGGTCTTCGATCCCTACAAGGCTCACTGCCTCACGCTCTGGAATCCCGGCCCGGACGGCTATCTCGGCCGGGACACGCTCCCGTACGGCAAGACGGTGGTCGTGGAGACGGGCATCGGAAGGCTCACCCTGGACACGGGAGGACTCCCCGTGGATCCCGCGGCCCGGGCCTGA
- the mqnP gene encoding menaquinone biosynthesis prenyltransferase MqnP: MSASAAAVPGPGRTKAFLRLVMIEHSVFALPFAYIAALTAMFESDGRVDWVTLLLVTVAMVGLRTFAMACNRIIDREIDARNPRTAGRELVTGAVSVRSAWIGAGVAVAVFLGAAALLNPLCLALAPVAVVPMVVYPYGKRFTNFPHAILGLAQAMGPVGAWLAVTGAWSWDAVVLGLAVGVWIGGFDLIFACQDVQADRAQGVKSVPARFGIPAALWGARACHVVTMALFVWYALATGAGPFLWLGLVIVAVAFVYEHTIVTPHDLSRLNRAFFTVNGFIGIALFVCALIDLSVRGLTP, translated from the coding sequence GTGAGCGCGTCCGCGGCGGCCGTACCGGGTCCCGGCCGGACCAAGGCGTTCCTGCGGCTGGTGATGATCGAGCACTCGGTCTTCGCGCTGCCGTTCGCGTACATCGCCGCCCTCACCGCGATGTTCGAGAGCGACGGGCGCGTCGACTGGGTCACGCTGCTGCTCGTCACGGTCGCCATGGTGGGCCTGCGGACGTTCGCCATGGCCTGCAACCGGATCATCGACCGGGAGATCGACGCCCGCAACCCGCGGACCGCCGGCCGCGAACTGGTGACCGGAGCGGTGTCGGTGCGGTCCGCCTGGATCGGGGCGGGCGTCGCCGTCGCGGTCTTCCTCGGCGCCGCGGCCCTGCTCAACCCGCTGTGCCTCGCGCTCGCGCCGGTCGCGGTCGTCCCGATGGTGGTCTACCCGTACGGGAAGCGCTTCACGAACTTCCCGCACGCGATCCTCGGCCTCGCCCAGGCCATGGGTCCCGTCGGCGCCTGGCTGGCGGTGACCGGGGCCTGGTCGTGGGACGCGGTGGTCCTCGGGCTGGCGGTCGGGGTGTGGATCGGGGGCTTCGACCTGATCTTCGCCTGCCAGGACGTGCAGGCCGACCGGGCCCAGGGTGTGAAGTCGGTCCCGGCCCGCTTCGGCATCCCGGCGGCCCTGTGGGGCGCCCGGGCCTGCCACGTCGTGACGATGGCCCTCTTCGTCTGGTACGCCCTCGCCACCGGCGCCGGGCCTTTCCTCTGGCTGGGTCTGGTGATCGTCGCGGTCGCGTTCGTCTACGAGCACACGATCGTGACGCCGCACGACCTGTCCCGGCTGAACCGCGCGTTCTTCACCGTCAACGGCTTCATCGGCATTGCCCTGTTCGTGTGCGCCCTGATCGATCTGAGCGTTCGGGGCCTCACCCCGTAG
- a CDS encoding menaquinone biosynthesis decarboxylase yields MAYDDLRSLLRALEREGDLKRIKAEVDPYLEVGEIVDRVQKSGGPALLFENVRGSSMPLAMNVYGTDRRLLKALGLKSYDEISTKIGGLLKPELPHGFVGVREAFGKLGAMTHVPPKKVKDAPVQEVVLRGDEVDLDRLPALFTWPDDGGSFFNLGLTHTKDPDTGVRNLGLYRLQRHDKRTIGMHWQIHKDSRNHYQVAARRGEKLPVAIAFGCPPAVTYASTAPLPGDIDEYLFAGFVQGKRIEMVDCKTVPLQVPAQAEVVLEGWLEPGKMLPEGPFGDHTGFYTPQEDFPALTIDCVTMRKRPLLQSIVVGRPPTEDGPLGRATERFFLPLLKIIVPDVVDYHLPESGGFHNCAIVSIDKKYPKHAQKVMHAIWGAHMMSLTKLIVVVDSDCDVHDLHEVSWRALGNTDYARDLTVVEGPVDHLDHSSYQQFWGGKAGIDATRKWPEEGYTRDGGWPEMVLSDPDTAALVDRRWKEYGL; encoded by the coding sequence ATGGCTTACGACGATCTTCGCTCGCTGCTCCGGGCACTGGAGCGCGAGGGCGACCTCAAGCGCATCAAGGCCGAAGTCGACCCGTACCTGGAGGTCGGGGAGATCGTCGACCGGGTCCAGAAGTCCGGCGGGCCCGCGCTGCTCTTCGAGAACGTACGCGGTTCGTCGATGCCCCTCGCGATGAACGTGTACGGTACCGACCGCCGGTTGCTGAAGGCGCTGGGGCTGAAGTCGTACGACGAGATCAGCACGAAGATCGGCGGACTGCTGAAGCCGGAGCTGCCGCACGGATTCGTCGGGGTGCGCGAGGCGTTCGGCAAGCTCGGGGCGATGACGCACGTGCCGCCGAAGAAGGTGAAGGACGCACCGGTGCAGGAGGTGGTCCTGCGCGGTGACGAGGTCGATCTGGACCGGCTGCCCGCGTTGTTCACCTGGCCCGACGACGGCGGGTCCTTCTTCAACCTGGGCCTCACCCACACCAAGGACCCTGACACCGGGGTGCGCAACCTCGGCCTCTACCGGCTCCAGCGCCACGACAAGCGCACCATCGGAATGCACTGGCAGATCCACAAGGACAGCCGCAACCACTACCAGGTGGCCGCGCGGCGGGGTGAGAAGCTGCCGGTCGCCATCGCGTTCGGCTGCCCGCCCGCCGTGACCTACGCGTCGACGGCGCCGCTCCCCGGGGACATCGACGAGTACCTGTTCGCGGGCTTCGTCCAGGGCAAGCGGATCGAGATGGTCGACTGCAAGACCGTGCCGCTCCAGGTGCCCGCGCAGGCGGAGGTCGTCCTGGAGGGCTGGCTGGAGCCGGGGAAGATGCTTCCCGAGGGCCCGTTCGGGGACCACACCGGCTTCTACACGCCGCAGGAGGACTTCCCGGCGCTGACGATCGACTGCGTGACGATGCGCAAGCGCCCCCTGCTCCAGTCGATCGTGGTGGGACGGCCCCCGACGGAGGACGGCCCGCTCGGCCGGGCGACGGAACGCTTCTTCCTCCCGCTGCTCAAGATCATCGTGCCGGACGTCGTGGACTACCACCTGCCCGAGTCGGGCGGCTTCCACAACTGCGCGATCGTCTCGATCGACAAGAAGTACCCGAAGCACGCCCAGAAGGTGATGCACGCCATCTGGGGGGCGCACATGATGTCGCTGACCAAGCTGATCGTCGTCGTGGACTCCGACTGCGACGTCCACGACCTGCACGAGGTCTCGTGGCGGGCGCTGGGCAACACCGACTACGCCCGCGACCTGACGGTCGTGGAGGGGCCCGTGGACCACCTCGACCACTCCTCCTACCAGCAGTTCTGGGGCGGCAAGGCGGGGATCGACGCGACGAGGAAGTGGCCCGAGGAGGGCTACACCCGGGACGGGGGATGGCCGGAGATGGTGCTCTCCGATCCGGACACGGCGGCGCTGGTCGACCGCCGGTGGAAGGAGTACGGCCTGTGA
- a CDS encoding PLD nuclease N-terminal domain-containing protein yields MLRVLMFLVPLALSIYAFIDCISTDEKEIRHIPKPLWAILVLLFPLVGSISWLIAGKDRGAPRSTRRGGWVAPDDNPEFLKSLDDEGGSGQPGDRAKDPKRDEDPGTS; encoded by the coding sequence ATGCTTCGGGTGCTGATGTTCTTGGTGCCGCTGGCGCTCAGCATCTACGCCTTCATCGACTGCATCTCCACGGACGAGAAGGAGATCCGGCACATCCCCAAGCCGCTCTGGGCGATCCTCGTGCTGCTCTTCCCGCTCGTCGGTTCGATCTCCTGGCTGATCGCCGGAAAGGACCGCGGCGCGCCCCGCTCGACACGGCGGGGCGGCTGGGTGGCGCCCGACGACAACCCCGAGTTCCTGAAGTCCCTCGACGACGAGGGCGGATCCGGGCAGCCCGGGGACCGGGCGAAGGATCCGAAGCGCGACGAGGACCCGGGCACGTCCTGA
- a CDS encoding nucleoside deaminase, whose protein sequence is MDRDLALRWLSTAFEEARAGLAEGGIPIGAALYAADGSLLGRGHNRRVQDGDPSVHAETDAFRAAGRQRSYRGTTMVTTLSPCWYCAGLVRQFGISRVVVGEAETFHGAHDWLAAHGVEVVVLDDPACTALMREFVEDRPDLWHEDIGEDG, encoded by the coding sequence ATGGACCGGGATCTGGCATTGCGGTGGCTGTCCACGGCCTTCGAGGAGGCGCGCGCCGGCCTCGCGGAGGGCGGCATCCCGATCGGGGCCGCGCTGTACGCGGCGGACGGCTCGCTGCTGGGCCGCGGACACAACCGCCGGGTCCAGGACGGCGATCCTTCGGTGCACGCCGAGACGGACGCGTTCCGCGCGGCGGGGCGTCAGCGCTCGTACCGGGGCACGACGATGGTGACCACCCTCTCCCCCTGCTGGTACTGCGCCGGGCTGGTGCGGCAGTTCGGCATCTCCCGGGTCGTGGTCGGCGAGGCGGAGACGTTCCACGGTGCCCACGACTGGCTGGCGGCGCACGGTGTGGAGGTCGTGGTCCTGGACGATCCCGCGTGCACGGCGCTGATGCGGGAGTTCGTCGAAGACCGTCCGGACCTGTGGCACGAGGACATCGGCGAGGACGGCTGA